In Candidatus Dormiibacterota bacterium, the following are encoded in one genomic region:
- a CDS encoding CoA-transferase: MAKLMTMKDAIASFVRDGDLVVMEGFTHLIPFAAGHEIIRQRKRDLTLARLTPDLIYDQLIFAGCARKMIFSWAGNPGVGPLHAFRRAVEQGKPGPLAIEEYTHFGMVLRFMAGASNLPFLPTRNYPGTDLTAANPLFKKVRSPYGEEDLWCVPALNPDVTIVHAQRADADGNTQVWGLYGVQKEAAFASKRVIVSVEEVVDPSVIRSDPNRTLIPGIIVSAVVHEPFGAHPSFVQGAYDRDNDFYMKWDAVSRDEASFQGYLDEWVHGLPDRAAYVRKMGARVGGLQADRQMCAPVNYGF; encoded by the coding sequence ATGGCCAAGCTCATGACGATGAAGGACGCGATCGCGAGCTTCGTGCGCGACGGCGATCTCGTCGTCATGGAAGGGTTCACCCACCTCATCCCGTTCGCCGCCGGGCACGAGATCATCCGGCAGCGGAAGCGCGACCTGACCCTGGCCCGGCTGACGCCGGACCTGATCTACGACCAGCTCATCTTCGCGGGATGCGCCCGCAAGATGATCTTCTCGTGGGCGGGCAACCCCGGTGTCGGCCCGCTGCACGCCTTCCGGCGCGCGGTCGAGCAGGGGAAGCCGGGACCGCTCGCGATCGAGGAGTACACGCACTTCGGGATGGTGCTGCGCTTCATGGCGGGCGCGTCGAACCTGCCGTTCCTGCCCACGCGCAATTACCCGGGGACCGATCTGACGGCGGCGAACCCGCTGTTCAAGAAGGTGCGCTCGCCGTACGGCGAGGAGGATTTGTGGTGCGTGCCGGCGCTGAACCCGGACGTGACGATCGTGCATGCGCAGCGGGCCGACGCCGACGGCAACACGCAGGTCTGGGGCCTGTACGGCGTGCAGAAGGAGGCGGCCTTCGCCAGCAAGCGCGTCATCGTGTCGGTGGAGGAGGTCGTCGATCCGTCGGTCATCCGCTCGGATCCGAACCGCACGCTCATCCCGGGGATCATCGTCAGCGCCGTGGTTCACGAGCCGTTCGGGGCGCACCCGTCGTTCGTGCAGGGGGCGTACGATCGCGACAACGACTTCTACATGAAATGGGACGCCGTGTCGCGCGACGAGGCGTCGTTCCAGGGGTATCTCGACGAGTGGGTGCACGGCCTTCCCGACCGCGCCGCGTACGTCAGGAAGATGGGGGCGCGCGTGGGCGGGCTCCAGGCCGATCGGCAGATGTGCGCGCCGGTCAACTACGGTTTCTGA